GGAAGCCCTCATCGGAGGTCGAGATAAGCTCGGGATTGTGGAAATCGTGGATACGGGCAAATCCGCCGTTTACCGCAAATTCCTGTGCGAACGAGGCAGGTCCGGATATCTTTGGTTTTTTCCGATAGATGCGTATCACCCCTTCATTGTTGGTAACCGACGGAACGATGGTGTGGGCATTGGTGTAGATTTCATCGATTTCATCCATCGTCATACCCACGAGCACGTCATATGTCATCTGTCGGATATTGTCGATATACAGCACCGGCGTTCGCGGAGCGCCATTTATCGTGCTGACACCCCGGGCTGTGATGGTAACTGATATATTGTCGTCGACAACGTTGAAGCCCCGCGTTTCGAGAAAGGTCGTGACGCGCTGCGTGGCAGTGGGCGGCACCTTATAACCATTCAGGTCGTGATGCCCGGGCCAATCCTGTCGCTTCAGTTTATTCGTGTTTTTGACTTCCGTCTCGGCTAGTTGCACAAAGTTCTTGGCAAATTTCGGTATCGCAACGGATTCTGGCGTCGGAAACAACGGGCACTCAGAAGGTGCCGGGCGAAAGGGCTTTAGGCAGTTTCCTTTCATTCCGACGATATGGGCCGAAAACTTGAAGGGTTTGGGTTCAAATCCGGGCACTTCCACCAAATAGAGTTTCACCGAAGTCGAGTCGGTGATGACCATATTGGGAAAAGCGAAGTCGTTCTTTTCGCCAATATCAGAGAACTCCTGTAACAACGCGGTAATCGAATAGAGTTTCATCTTATATTTCCCCCGATCTTTCAGTGGCTGTGACAGGTTGCCGGCGATGGTTTGGCCTTTTTCAAATTCGAACTTCTCCACCGGCGGCATATCGATGATGTCCGACCAAGCCTGCCGTGATCCAGGCTGGGCAAGCAAGGCCAGATCGAGTTCGTAGTGTCGCCCTTTTGAATATTTTGAAAGGTAATAGCGGCCGTTGGTAACCGGCAGCTGCACATACGGCTGGAAGTAGAAGGTACTATACAGGTCGTGGTTTTCGTCGTAGGCTTTGGAGTCGACCGGAACGGCTGAAACGCTGAGGTTGGCATCCGTAAAGTGGTGCCCTTCGAAATTCATGACACCATCCTTAGCTGCCTGTTTTTCTATAGTAGGCGTCGAACGCACCACTGGATACCGGAACACCAGTCGCTCGGCCCACTGTTTCCGTTCGGAGTCGATGAAACGGGCCACATTGACGCCTTCCTGCAACAGGCTGTCCTGCAAAATCAATTGCGCTTCCGTTTTGGAATCAGGGAAAGGAACATCCACGATAGTCGACTTATCATCTTGTTGGAGCACCAGAAAAAGCGGTTTGGATCGGAGGGAAGGAAGCAGCGAGGGATGCGGACGGACCTTCACAATGACTTTCCCTGGCAGCGTGAAATTATTGATGTCAACAGCGATACCACCTGCTTCCGCAACCGGAAAAGCCGCTTCACCCGATTTGTCACCCGAAGAAAAACGCACGCTCATACCGTTCTCCGGAACAAGCGCGACCTTCGCGAGTCCGAAGCGGTTTACCGACGATTGCGCAACCGCCTGTCCTTTGGCATCAACGACTTCTACCTGCCCGCTGCTAAACGGCGAGCCGTCGCAGCCTGTGACGCGGATGCCGATCGTATTCTGTACGCCCGCAACCCATGTGCCTCCTTCTGCAAATAGTTCGACCTTAACATCAGCAAAATGATCCCGCTGCGGTGCCCGTCCGGTCTGCACATTAATCAATTCAATGGGGAAAACAGACGTTTCATCTTCCCTGAAATTATTCATCCAATTGGTAAAAACCTGGATGTAGTAGGAGCCGCTCCCCCAGGTAGGTTGCAGCGTAAAATTCCCTTGAAAACTGCCGTTTGAGGCGAAAAATAGCTTTTCGGCTACGACCTGTCCGCTCTCATCCAGCAGGCGCGCATGGATGTTCGTGGTAGCGTAATACGGTTCTTTGTTCTTGCGGTTGTATACATATCCTTTGAAGAAAATCTCTTCGTTGGTAAAGAACACGGACTTGTCGAAATGAAGGTGGATGGTCTCCCGGTCAAGGGCGAAATACGACGCAATCGTCTTGGATAGGGCTTCTTTTTGGGACGTCGTGTCCTGGGCCGACAGCCATAGCGGTAACAGGAGGAAGGGTAGCCACAGCACCCTGCGCATCGGAAAATTCATACGGAATGTTTTCGGTTGCCATAAAGCTATATTTTTTTCTGATACAAAAAAGAAAGGAGGACAAATTTGTCCTCCTTCCGTTAGTTTCTGGGTGAATTCGGGTTACATCATACCCGGCATTCCACCGCCCATCGGCATGCCGCCGCCTGCATTCTCTTCTTTGATGTCTACCAAAGCGCACTCGGTCGTAAGGATCATACCGGCTACCGAAGCCGCATTTTCCAACGCCACACGCGTTACTTTCTTCGGATCGATGATGCCCGCTTTCAGCATGTCGACATATTCGTCACTCTTCGCGTTGTAACCGAAATCGTCTTTGCCGTTCAATACCTTGTCGACCACCACAGATCCTTCAAGACCTGCGTTCTCAACGATTGTACGCAAAGGCGCTTCCACCGCACGCGATACGATCTGGATGCCGGTCGCTTCGTCTGCATTCGAGGAAGCAAGCTCTTTCAACACCGATTTCGCACGCAGCAACGCTACGCCACCACCGGCTACGATGCCTTCTTCCACCGCAGCGCGTGTAGCATGGAGGGCGTCGTCAACGCGGTCTTTTTTCTCTTTCATTTCCACCTCCGAAGCAGCACCTACGTAAAGTACGGCTACACCGCCTGCCAGTTTCGCCAAACGCTCCTGCAGTTTCTCACGGTCGTAGTCCGACGTGGTCACTTCCATCTGCGCCTTGATCTGGTTCACGCGGTTCTGGATCAGGTCGGCTTTGCCCGCACCGTTCACGATGGTCGTATTGTCTTTGTCGATGCTCACTTTCTCAGCCGTACCCAACATGTCGAGGGTCGCGTTTTCAAGCGTATAACCGCTTTCTTCCGAGACCACCGTACCACCGGTCAGGATGGCGATATCTTCCAGCATCGCCTTGCGACGGTCACCGAAACCAGGTGCTTTTACAGCCGCGATTTTCAGCGCGCCACGAAGCTTGTTCACCACGAGGGTAGAAAGGGCTTCGCCGTCTACATCTTCCGCGATGATCAAAAGCGGTTTTCCCGATTGGGCAACGGGTTCAAGTACCGGAAGGAGTTCTTTCAACGACGATACTTTCTTGTCATACAACAGGATGTACGGACGCTCAAGTTCGACTTCCATTTTCTCCGGGTTGGTCACGAAGTAAGCCGACAGGTAGCCACGGTCGAATTGCATACCTTCTACTACATCCACATACGTGTCGGTTCCTTTGGCTTCTTCTACAGTGATCACACCTTCTTTGCCTACTTTTTCGAAAGCAGAGGCGATAAGGTCACCGATGATGTCGTCGTTATTGGCAGAGATGGAAGCCACCTGCTTGATTTTCTCAGAAGAGCTTCCTACTTCTTTCGCCTGTTTGCCAAGGTCGGTTACGATCGCTTCCACGGCTTTGTCGATGCCGCGCTTCAAATCCATCGGATTCGCGCCGGCGGCAACGTTTTTAAGGCCCTCTTTTACGATCGCCTGTGCCAGTACCGTAGCAGTCGTGGTGCCGTCACCGGCCAGGTCGTTGGTTTTGGATGCCACTTCTTTTACCATTTGGGCACCCATGTTCTCGAGGGTATCTTTCAATTCGATTTCTTTTGCCACGGTCACGCCGTCTTTGGTGACGTTAGGTCCGCCAAAGGATTTGCCGATGATGACATTGCGTCCTTTAGGGCCCAGTGTCACTTTCACTGCATTTGCCAATGCGTCTACGCCGCGCTTGAGTCCGTCGCGGGCTTCGATGTCGAATTTTATTTCTTTTGCCATGATGTTATACGTTGTTTTTTTGGAGATTAGACGATTGCCAGGATGTCACTTTCCTTCATGATGAGGTAATCCTTGTTGTCGAGTTTGAGCTCGGTGCCGGCATACTTTCCGTA
This genomic interval from Flavobacterium sp. HJ-32-4 contains the following:
- the groL gene encoding chaperonin GroEL (60 kDa chaperone family; promotes refolding of misfolded polypeptides especially under stressful conditions; forms two stacked rings of heptamers to form a barrel-shaped 14mer; ends can be capped by GroES; misfolded proteins enter the barrel where they are refolded when GroES binds), which translates into the protein MAKEIKFDIEARDGLKRGVDALANAVKVTLGPKGRNVIIGKSFGGPNVTKDGVTVAKEIELKDTLENMGAQMVKEVASKTNDLAGDGTTTATVLAQAIVKEGLKNVAAGANPMDLKRGIDKAVEAIVTDLGKQAKEVGSSSEKIKQVASISANNDDIIGDLIASAFEKVGKEGVITVEEAKGTDTYVDVVEGMQFDRGYLSAYFVTNPEKMEVELERPYILLYDKKVSSLKELLPVLEPVAQSGKPLLIIAEDVDGEALSTLVVNKLRGALKIAAVKAPGFGDRRKAMLEDIAILTGGTVVSEESGYTLENATLDMLGTAEKVSIDKDNTTIVNGAGKADLIQNRVNQIKAQMEVTTSDYDREKLQERLAKLAGGVAVLYVGAASEVEMKEKKDRVDDALHATRAAVEEGIVAGGGVALLRAKSVLKELASSNADEATGIQIVSRAVEAPLRTIVENAGLEGSVVVDKVLNGKDDFGYNAKSDEYVDMLKAGIIDPKKVTRVALENAASVAGMILTTECALVDIKEENAGGGMPMGGGMPGMM